A genomic stretch from Symbiobacterium terraclitae includes:
- a CDS encoding ROK family transcriptional regulator, giving the protein MLVGPELIRAINKQRVLRLVRTAGSISRADLAEQTGLTRPTVSAVVAELLAEGWVEEIGTGESSGGRPPILLRFNPRARWVIGVELGAGHVRAVLADLAGTVVHRVKERVQSADPLSEVGRVERAVQELLGRIPQTGAPVPVAGVGVGITGVVDAARGTWRYSPHYQVRDLPVGEILQERLGLPVWIENDARAMAWGERSFGCARGVDNLAFIRVGVSIGAGIIINGQLYGGAHQGAGEIGHTIVVERGPRCRCGSDGCLETVGSALAIARRAVERMAAGEETAIRDLCGDDPSRVIATTVIQAADAGDRVAQEILAEAGHYLGLGIGSMINLLNPAMVIVGGGTSRAGDHLISPLRESALARALPTLRERVQITRTALGEDAGPLGGAALVIENLFRSPNVE; this is encoded by the coding sequence GTGCTGGTCGGACCGGAACTGATCCGGGCGATCAACAAGCAGCGGGTCCTGCGCCTCGTCCGCACAGCCGGCTCCATCTCCCGGGCCGACCTGGCCGAGCAGACCGGACTCACCCGGCCCACGGTCTCGGCCGTAGTGGCCGAACTGCTCGCCGAGGGCTGGGTGGAGGAGATCGGCACGGGCGAGTCGTCGGGCGGCCGTCCCCCGATTCTGCTGCGCTTCAACCCCAGGGCCCGCTGGGTGATCGGCGTCGAGCTCGGCGCCGGCCACGTGCGGGCGGTGCTGGCCGACCTGGCCGGCACCGTGGTTCACCGGGTCAAGGAGAGGGTGCAGTCGGCCGACCCCCTCTCGGAGGTCGGCCGGGTGGAGCGGGCCGTGCAGGAACTGCTCGGGCGGATCCCGCAGACCGGGGCACCGGTGCCGGTGGCCGGTGTCGGCGTGGGCATCACCGGTGTGGTGGACGCCGCCAGGGGCACCTGGCGCTACTCGCCGCACTACCAGGTGCGCGACCTGCCCGTCGGCGAGATCCTGCAGGAGCGGCTGGGCCTGCCGGTCTGGATCGAGAACGACGCCCGGGCCATGGCCTGGGGCGAGCGCTCCTTCGGCTGTGCCCGGGGTGTGGACAACCTGGCCTTCATCCGGGTGGGCGTGAGCATCGGCGCGGGCATCATCATCAACGGCCAGCTCTACGGCGGCGCCCACCAGGGCGCGGGCGAGATCGGCCACACCATCGTGGTCGAGCGCGGGCCCCGCTGCCGGTGCGGCAGCGACGGCTGCCTGGAGACCGTCGGCAGCGCCCTGGCCATCGCCCGCCGGGCGGTGGAGCGCATGGCCGCCGGCGAGGAGACCGCGATCCGGGACCTGTGCGGCGACGATCCTTCCCGGGTCATCGCGACAACGGTGATCCAGGCCGCCGATGCGGGCGACCGCGTGGCGCAGGAGATACTAGCTGAGGCCGGCCATTACCTGGGTCTGGGCATCGGCTCCATGATCAACCTGCTGAACCCTGCTATGGTCATCGTGGGCGGCGGCACCAGCCGGGCGGGCGACCACCTGATCAGCCCCCTGCGGGAGTCCGCGCTGGCCCGTGCGCTGCCAACCCTGCGGGAACGGGTGCAGATCACCCGGACCGCGCTGGGCGAGGATGCTGGCCCGCTGGGCGGGGCGGCCCTGGTCATCGAGAATCTCTTTCGCTCCCCCAACGTGGAATAG
- a CDS encoding YciI family protein, whose translation METCYMIRLTRKPGCTITPELLQAHYAHLRRLQERGQLVLCGPFADRSGGMTIIRADSLAEAEAVAAADPLVSSGMEECEVRAWVLTGGEGRPLESG comes from the coding sequence ATGGAGACCTGCTACATGATCCGGCTGACCCGCAAGCCGGGGTGCACGATCACGCCCGAGCTCCTGCAGGCCCACTACGCACACCTGCGGCGGCTGCAGGAGCGGGGGCAGCTGGTGCTCTGCGGGCCCTTCGCCGACCGCAGCGGCGGCATGACGATCATCCGGGCGGACTCCTTGGCCGAGGCGGAGGCCGTCGCGGCGGCAGACCCCCTGGTCTCCTCGGGCATGGAGGAGTGCGAGGTACGGGCCTGGGTGCTTACGGGAGGCGAGGGGCGGCCGCTCGAGAGCGGCTGA
- a CDS encoding DEAD/DEAH box helicase — MAETKLTFRDLELSEKVLKALDDMGFEEPSPIQEQAIPSLLQGRDVIGQAQTGTGKTAAFGVPIVERWDPKLRAVQAIVLTPTRELAIQVAEEITKIGKYARVKTIAIYGGQSIERQIRSLRFGVDVVIGTPGRILDHLGRGTLDLSQVRIVVLDEADEMLDMGFIDDIEKILQATPAERQTLLFSATMPPEIRRLAGRYMRDPITISVTPQQLTVPQIDQYFYEVRPSFKTEALTRILDIENVERGICFCRTKKGVDELVEALQARGYQAEGIHGDMNQAQRNRVMSRFREGYIELLVATDVAARGLDISDVTHVFNYDIPQDPESYVHRIGRTGRAGRTGTAVTLVTPREFPQLRLIERVIKTRLQRRPVPSLTDVAEKQREQLKEKLIKVLEENQLGEFKQMAEDLMAEYDPSDLVAAALKLVSGEGKPSQAAAQTDFGDTGAEAGMVRFFLNVGRAQSIQPADIVRTIAQEANIPGSVIGLINIYDRFTFVEVPKDVAGQVMQAMQGATIRGYQVNIEPAKPR; from the coding sequence ATGGCTGAGACCAAGTTGACGTTCCGGGACCTGGAACTTTCGGAGAAGGTGCTCAAGGCACTGGACGATATGGGGTTTGAGGAGCCCTCGCCTATCCAGGAGCAGGCGATTCCCTCGCTGCTCCAGGGCAGGGACGTGATCGGCCAGGCGCAGACCGGCACGGGCAAGACCGCGGCCTTCGGCGTACCGATCGTCGAACGCTGGGATCCCAAGCTGCGGGCCGTGCAGGCGATCGTCCTCACGCCGACCCGCGAGCTGGCGATTCAGGTGGCCGAGGAGATCACCAAGATCGGCAAGTACGCGCGGGTGAAAACGATCGCCATCTACGGCGGCCAGTCCATCGAGCGGCAGATCCGTTCGCTCCGGTTCGGGGTCGACGTGGTCATCGGCACGCCGGGCCGCATCCTGGATCACCTGGGGCGCGGCACGCTGGACCTCTCCCAGGTGCGCATCGTGGTGCTGGACGAGGCCGACGAGATGCTCGACATGGGCTTCATCGACGACATCGAGAAGATCCTGCAGGCCACCCCTGCCGAGCGGCAGACCCTGCTCTTCTCGGCGACGATGCCGCCCGAGATCCGCCGGCTGGCCGGCCGCTACATGCGCGATCCCATCACCATCTCGGTGACGCCGCAGCAGCTCACCGTGCCGCAGATCGACCAGTACTTCTACGAGGTCCGGCCCTCGTTCAAGACCGAGGCGCTGACGCGCATCCTCGACATCGAGAACGTGGAGCGGGGCATCTGCTTCTGCCGCACCAAGAAGGGCGTCGACGAGCTGGTGGAGGCGCTGCAGGCCCGCGGCTACCAGGCCGAGGGCATCCACGGCGACATGAACCAGGCGCAGCGCAACCGCGTGATGAGCCGGTTCCGGGAGGGCTACATCGAGCTTCTGGTCGCGACCGACGTGGCGGCGCGCGGGCTCGACATCTCCGACGTCACCCACGTGTTCAACTACGATATCCCCCAGGACCCCGAGAGCTACGTCCACCGCATCGGCCGCACGGGCCGGGCCGGCCGCACCGGCACCGCCGTCACGCTGGTGACGCCGCGCGAGTTCCCGCAGCTCCGCCTGATCGAGCGGGTGATCAAGACGCGTCTGCAGCGCCGCCCGGTGCCGTCGCTGACTGACGTGGCCGAGAAGCAGCGGGAGCAGCTGAAGGAGAAGCTGATCAAGGTCCTCGAGGAGAACCAGCTGGGCGAGTTCAAGCAGATGGCCGAGGACCTGATGGCCGAGTACGACCCCAGCGACCTGGTCGCCGCCGCCCTGAAGCTGGTCTCCGGCGAGGGCAAGCCGTCCCAGGCGGCGGCCCAGACCGACTTCGGCGACACCGGCGCCGAGGCCGGTATGGTCCGCTTCTTCCTCAACGTCGGGCGGGCCCAGTCGATCCAGCCGGCCGACATCGTGCGCACCATCGCCCAGGAGGCCAACATCCCGGGCTCCGTCATCGGCCTGATCAACATCTACGACCGGTTTACCTTCGTCGAGGTGCCGAAGGATGTGGCCGGCCAGGTGATGCAGGCGATGCAGGGTGCGACGATCCGCGGGTACCAGGTGAACATCGAACCTGCCAAGCCGCGCTAG
- a CDS encoding spore germination protein, translated as MRYRASAHSGGASRSLRQRREVVQSRHLTAYLSSLGMTEEARLAGLTASSGHARTKLLELLRRSGHLPVPGDLGQVRAVIGLYFGQSEDLIYRELQLGGGPLALAVFLETLVDDQLLERSLKGLIDPPEPAQGQVPTGTDLAEHVRLRLASAPDATDTRSINQAAQWIAEGRTLVFIAGSDTALAINLPGGPKRAIEESKSERVIRGPREGFVESLQVNATLIRRRISDPRLRLDLITIGELTHTRVAIAYIATICKQSLVDEVMRRIRRVKVDGVLDSGQLMEYIEDTPWTMFPLIRATERPDVVAGGLLEGRCAVIVDGSPYVLVAPATFADLLHSPEDYYERFPAVFLLRILRLVFAFVALFGPSLYVAMTTFHREMIPTNLLLSIMAAREGVPFPAVLEALIMELGFEIIREAGVRMPTQLGQSVSIVGALILGESAIRAGIVSAPMIITVAVTGLASLMLPDVSTSLAIRILRFPMLLLAGTYGVYGLTLGGAALLMHLLSLRSFGVPYLAPFGPLLPVDRDDTILRLPHWAHTRRPAMIEQLDTRRAAKGQKPQPEPHQREGGSE; from the coding sequence TTGCGGTATCGCGCTTCCGCGCACAGCGGCGGCGCCTCCCGCTCCCTGCGGCAGCGGCGGGAGGTCGTACAGTCCCGGCACCTCACGGCCTACCTGAGCTCCCTGGGCATGACCGAAGAGGCACGTCTGGCCGGACTGACGGCCAGTTCCGGGCACGCCCGCACCAAGCTCCTCGAGTTGCTGCGGCGGAGCGGCCATCTGCCCGTCCCCGGCGACCTGGGGCAGGTCCGGGCGGTGATCGGCCTCTACTTCGGTCAGTCCGAGGATCTGATCTACCGCGAGCTGCAGCTCGGCGGCGGTCCCTTGGCCCTGGCGGTCTTCCTGGAGACGCTGGTCGACGACCAGCTTCTGGAGCGGAGCCTGAAGGGGCTCATCGATCCGCCGGAGCCGGCGCAGGGACAGGTCCCGACAGGCACCGACCTGGCCGAGCACGTGCGTCTCAGGCTGGCCAGCGCCCCGGATGCCACCGACACTCGGAGCATCAACCAGGCGGCGCAGTGGATCGCCGAGGGGCGGACGCTTGTCTTCATCGCGGGGTCGGACACGGCGCTGGCCATCAACCTCCCCGGCGGGCCGAAGCGGGCAATCGAAGAGTCAAAGAGCGAGCGGGTCATCCGGGGACCGCGCGAGGGGTTCGTCGAGTCGCTGCAGGTCAACGCCACCCTCATCCGGCGGCGCATCAGCGACCCGCGCCTGCGCCTGGACCTGATCACCATCGGCGAGCTCACCCACACCCGGGTAGCCATCGCCTACATCGCCACGATCTGCAAGCAGTCGCTGGTCGACGAAGTGATGCGGCGCATCCGCCGGGTGAAGGTTGACGGGGTGCTCGACAGCGGCCAGCTCATGGAATACATCGAGGATACGCCCTGGACGATGTTCCCGCTCATCAGGGCCACAGAGCGGCCCGACGTGGTGGCCGGCGGCCTCCTGGAGGGCCGCTGTGCGGTCATCGTCGACGGGAGCCCGTACGTGCTGGTCGCTCCTGCCACCTTCGCCGACCTGCTGCACTCGCCCGAGGACTACTACGAGCGCTTTCCGGCGGTCTTCCTGCTCCGCATCCTCCGGCTCGTGTTCGCGTTCGTCGCCCTCTTCGGCCCATCTCTCTACGTCGCCATGACGACCTTCCACCGCGAGATGATCCCCACCAACCTGCTGCTCTCAATCATGGCGGCCCGGGAGGGCGTGCCCTTCCCGGCCGTGCTGGAGGCGCTGATCATGGAACTGGGCTTCGAGATCATCCGCGAGGCCGGTGTGCGCATGCCCACACAGCTGGGGCAGTCGGTCTCGATCGTCGGCGCCCTGATCCTGGGCGAGTCCGCGATCCGGGCTGGCATCGTCTCCGCCCCCATGATCATCACCGTGGCGGTGACGGGCCTGGCGTCGCTGATGCTGCCCGACGTCTCCACGTCGCTGGCCATCCGGATCCTGCGGTTTCCGATGCTGCTGCTGGCGGGCACGTACGGCGTCTACGGGCTGACGCTGGGCGGCGCCGCCCTCCTGATGCACCTGCTCAGCCTCCGCTCCTTTGGCGTTCCCTACCTGGCCCCGTTCGGCCCGCTGCTGCCCGTCGACCGCGACGACACGATCCTCCGCCTGCCGCACTGGGCACACACCCGGCGCCCGGCCATGATCGAGCAGCTGGACACCCGGAGGGCGGCCAAGGGTCAGAAGCCCCAGCCCGAACCCCATCAGCGGGAAGGGGGGTCCGAGTGA
- a CDS encoding class II fructose-bisphosphate aldolase, with the protein MPLVTLREVCADAEKGGYAVGAFGVQNLETIQGVIEAAVEERSPAILIVSEGAIKYAGLKPITEIIKALAEQAPVPIVAHLDHGPSFEMATQCIVAGFKSVMVDASHYAYEQNVAITRQVVAMAHAVGATVEGEIGKIGGVEENIVVSDAEATMTEPEEAARFVQDTGVDAVAVAIGNAHGLYKGEPKLDIPRLKRIHDAVKAVAPDCFLVLHGGSGTPDHMIRDAIAAGVSKINIGTELKLAFVEGIRETLEKKPGVDDPRHLVAPARQKVKEVTRAKMRLFGSSGRV; encoded by the coding sequence ATGCCGCTTGTTACCCTGCGTGAAGTCTGCGCCGATGCCGAGAAAGGCGGGTACGCCGTCGGCGCCTTCGGCGTGCAGAACCTGGAGACCATCCAGGGCGTGATTGAGGCCGCGGTCGAGGAGCGCTCCCCGGCCATCCTGATCGTCTCCGAAGGCGCCATCAAGTACGCGGGCCTGAAGCCCATCACCGAGATCATCAAGGCGCTGGCCGAGCAGGCGCCGGTGCCCATCGTCGCCCACCTGGACCACGGCCCGTCCTTCGAGATGGCCACCCAGTGCATCGTGGCCGGCTTCAAGTCGGTGATGGTGGACGCCTCGCACTACGCGTACGAGCAGAACGTGGCCATCACCCGGCAGGTGGTCGCCATGGCCCACGCCGTCGGCGCGACCGTGGAGGGCGAGATCGGCAAGATCGGCGGCGTCGAGGAGAACATCGTCGTCAGCGACGCCGAGGCGACCATGACCGAGCCCGAGGAGGCGGCCCGGTTCGTCCAGGACACCGGCGTCGACGCGGTGGCCGTGGCCATCGGGAACGCCCACGGCCTCTACAAGGGCGAGCCGAAGCTGGACATCCCCCGCCTGAAGCGCATCCACGACGCCGTCAAGGCCGTTGCGCCCGACTGCTTCCTGGTGCTGCACGGCGGCTCCGGCACGCCCGACCACATGATCCGCGACGCGATCGCGGCGGGCGTTTCGAAGATCAACATCGGCACGGAGCTGAAGCTCGCGTTCGTCGAGGGCATCCGGGAGACACTGGAGAAGAAGCCCGGGGTGGACGACCCGCGCCACCTGGTGGCCCCCGCCCGCCAGAAGGTGAAGGAGGTCACCCGGGCGAAGATGCGCCTCTTCGGCTCCTCCGGGCGCGTCTGA
- a CDS encoding competence/damage-inducible protein A, with product MNAELVFVGTELLLGEILNTNAQYLSQQLSLLGVDVYHQQVVGDNAARLRAVLTQALGRADLVIACGGLGPTDDDITREVAAEVAGRALKLDEGLLRGLEAWFATRGRKMTENNRRQCMVPEGAKVLPNDRGTAPGLIIPAPGGKEIVLLPGPPGELQPMFARHVVPYLTARNGGRPMRLVTRTLRFVGIGESALADGLKDLLAGQTDPTIAPYAKTAEVHLRLATRAADQAEGLARIAPVEAEIRARFGRFLYGTDDEDLAAAVGRLLADRGLTLATAESCTGGLVAKRITDVAGSSAYFRMGFVTYASEAKERFLGVPADLIAAHGVVSEPVALAMAQGALERAGADVAVAITGVAGPGGGTPETPVGTVCFGLAARGGAEDGRGAGALPGGAWTERLWLHGDREGVRERAAVHALAMVRRYLTGQLG from the coding sequence GTGAACGCAGAGCTGGTATTCGTGGGTACCGAACTGCTCCTCGGCGAGATCCTGAACACCAACGCCCAGTACCTCAGCCAGCAGCTCTCGCTGCTGGGCGTGGACGTCTACCACCAGCAGGTGGTCGGCGACAACGCCGCGCGCCTCAGGGCGGTGCTCACCCAGGCCCTGGGCCGTGCGGACCTGGTGATCGCCTGCGGCGGCCTCGGCCCCACCGACGACGACATCACCCGCGAGGTGGCGGCGGAGGTTGCGGGCCGGGCGCTCAAGCTGGACGAGGGGCTGCTCCGGGGGCTCGAGGCGTGGTTCGCCACCCGCGGCCGGAAGATGACCGAGAACAACCGGCGGCAGTGCATGGTGCCTGAGGGGGCCAAGGTGCTGCCCAACGACCGGGGCACGGCGCCAGGGCTGATCATCCCGGCCCCGGGCGGGAAGGAGATCGTGCTGCTGCCCGGACCGCCGGGCGAGCTGCAGCCGATGTTCGCACGCCACGTCGTGCCGTACCTCACCGCCCGGAACGGCGGCAGGCCGATGCGCCTAGTCACCCGCACCCTGCGCTTCGTGGGCATCGGCGAGTCTGCCCTGGCCGACGGGCTGAAGGACCTGCTGGCCGGCCAGACCGACCCGACGATCGCGCCCTACGCCAAGACCGCCGAGGTCCACCTGCGCCTGGCCACCCGCGCCGCCGACCAGGCGGAGGGGCTGGCCCGCATCGCACCGGTGGAGGCGGAGATCCGCGCCCGGTTCGGCCGCTTCCTCTACGGGACCGACGACGAGGACCTGGCGGCCGCCGTGGGCCGGCTGCTGGCCGACCGGGGGCTCACGCTCGCCACGGCGGAGTCGTGCACCGGCGGGCTTGTGGCCAAGCGCATCACCGACGTGGCCGGCTCCTCGGCGTACTTCCGCATGGGCTTCGTCACCTACGCGAGCGAGGCGAAGGAGCGGTTCCTGGGCGTGCCCGCCGACCTGATCGCGGCGCACGGTGTCGTCAGCGAGCCGGTGGCCCTGGCCATGGCGCAGGGGGCCCTGGAGCGGGCGGGGGCGGACGTGGCCGTGGCCATCACGGGCGTCGCCGGACCGGGCGGCGGGACGCCGGAGACGCCGGTGGGCACGGTCTGCTTCGGCCTCGCCGCGCGCGGCGGGGCAGAGGACGGCCGCGGCGCGGGGGCGCTGCCCGGGGGGGCCTGGACGGAACGGCTGTGGCTGCACGGCGACCGCGAGGGGGTCCGGGAGCGGGCCGCGGTGCACGCCCTCGCCATGGTGCGCCGCTACCTCACCGGGCAGCTCGGATAG
- a CDS encoding Ger(x)C family spore germination protein, producing the protein MKRVIALLILLPLLSGCWSRRELNDVALVIALGIDMVEPAIYEVTLAVAGPGAAGGGKEQQGNGSQPKTIVVSERGRSFAGILRQIELHLPRRVNLTHTLLVVVGERLAEHGLGDTLDFILRAPEVRLQGMIMMARGSVRTLLQTEPLMEALVSKSLTEIAQARVGLEMRLWEFFSALATDYRSPMLPVVELVESSDAAQLGQKYLAHLGGAAILRGDRVALYLDAQEVRAIKWLRGHGREGVITVPCGEEPGAEDVSFRITGASVRTRVTLQGKQPAYNVALHGRLRVSEMQCPRSLMQESVRAELLARAEQDLHDLTLRVIRKLQEAEVDPLFFGERIRALHPAVWHEVGVEKWGKTWRQSPVTVTVHLDLETSGLMSDPLQARSGPEG; encoded by the coding sequence GTGAAGCGCGTCATCGCCCTCCTGATTCTTCTCCCGCTCCTCTCCGGTTGCTGGAGCCGCAGGGAGCTCAATGACGTGGCCCTGGTGATCGCCCTGGGCATCGACATGGTCGAGCCCGCCATCTACGAGGTCACCCTCGCGGTGGCGGGCCCCGGGGCCGCAGGAGGGGGCAAGGAGCAACAGGGCAACGGGTCTCAGCCCAAGACGATCGTGGTCAGCGAAAGGGGCCGCAGCTTCGCCGGAATCCTCCGCCAGATCGAGCTGCACCTGCCCCGGCGGGTCAACCTCACCCACACCCTGCTGGTCGTCGTGGGGGAACGGCTGGCAGAACACGGCCTGGGCGACACGCTGGACTTCATCCTGCGGGCGCCTGAAGTAAGGCTGCAGGGGATGATCATGATGGCCCGAGGTTCGGTGCGCACGCTGCTGCAGACCGAGCCGCTCATGGAGGCGCTGGTCAGCAAGTCGCTGACGGAGATCGCGCAGGCGCGCGTCGGGCTTGAGATGCGCCTGTGGGAGTTCTTCTCCGCCCTGGCCACGGACTACCGCTCACCGATGCTTCCCGTGGTGGAGCTGGTGGAGAGCAGCGATGCCGCTCAGCTGGGGCAGAAGTACCTGGCGCACCTCGGCGGCGCCGCCATCCTGCGGGGGGACCGGGTGGCGCTCTACCTGGACGCGCAGGAGGTGCGGGCGATCAAGTGGCTGCGCGGGCACGGCCGGGAAGGCGTGATCACCGTCCCCTGCGGCGAGGAGCCTGGCGCCGAGGACGTCTCCTTCCGCATCACGGGAGCCTCGGTGCGGACCCGGGTGACCCTGCAGGGCAAGCAGCCCGCCTACAACGTGGCGCTCCACGGCAGGCTGCGCGTCTCGGAGATGCAGTGCCCGCGCTCGCTCATGCAGGAGTCCGTGCGGGCCGAGCTGCTGGCCAGGGCCGAGCAGGACCTCCACGACCTGACCCTCCGGGTCATCCGCAAGCTCCAGGAGGCGGAGGTCGACCCGCTCTTCTTCGGCGAGCGCATCCGGGCCCTGCACCCGGCGGTATGGCATGAGGTGGGCGTGGAGAAATGGGGGAAGACCTGGCGGCAGAGCCCGGTCACCGTGACGGTGCACCTGGACCTGGAGACCAGCGGTCTGATGAGCGACCCGCTGCAGGCCCGCTCGGGGCCCGAGGGGTGA
- the gap gene encoding type I glyceraldehyde-3-phosphate dehydrogenase: MTIRIGINGFGSIGRRVLRIMLKRSDMEVVAINDLTPPATSAHLLKYDSNFGILDADVSATENSIIVNGKEIRVYAEKDPAQIPWKNHGVDIVMECTGRFTNKEAAEVHITSGGAKKVIISAPAKNEDITIVMGVNQDKYDPAKHHVISNASCTTNCLAPVVKVLHEKFGVVKGMMNTVHSYTNDQVTLDFPHKDLRRGRAAALSIIPTTTGAAKAVALVIPELKGKLTGFSLRVPTPTVSVVDFTAELATKTTAEEVNAALRAAAEGPLKGILAYEEAPLVSVDFKGNPNSSIIDAPSTLVLDGNLVKVIAWYDNEWGYSNRMVDLAAYIAGKGL; this comes from the coding sequence ATGACGATTCGGATCGGTATTAACGGTTTCGGCTCCATCGGTCGGCGTGTGCTCCGCATCATGCTGAAGCGGTCTGACATGGAGGTCGTGGCGATCAACGACCTGACCCCGCCGGCCACCTCGGCCCACCTGCTCAAGTACGACTCGAACTTCGGTATCCTGGACGCTGACGTCTCCGCCACCGAGAACAGCATCATCGTGAACGGCAAGGAGATCCGGGTCTACGCCGAGAAGGACCCCGCCCAGATCCCCTGGAAGAACCACGGCGTCGACATCGTGATGGAGTGCACGGGCCGGTTTACCAACAAGGAGGCGGCCGAGGTGCACATCACCTCCGGCGGCGCCAAGAAGGTGATCATCTCGGCCCCGGCGAAGAACGAGGACATCACCATCGTGATGGGCGTCAACCAGGACAAGTACGATCCCGCCAAGCACCACGTCATCTCCAACGCCTCCTGCACCACCAACTGCCTGGCGCCCGTGGTCAAGGTGCTGCATGAGAAGTTCGGCGTGGTCAAGGGCATGATGAACACCGTCCACTCCTACACCAACGACCAGGTCACCCTGGACTTCCCGCACAAGGACCTGCGCCGGGGCCGCGCCGCCGCCCTCTCCATCATCCCCACCACCACCGGCGCCGCCAAGGCCGTCGCCCTGGTCATCCCCGAGCTGAAGGGCAAGCTGACCGGCTTCTCGCTGCGGGTGCCCACCCCGACCGTCTCGGTGGTCGACTTCACCGCCGAGCTGGCCACGAAGACCACCGCCGAGGAGGTCAACGCGGCGCTCAGGGCCGCGGCCGAGGGCCCGCTGAAGGGGATCCTCGCCTACGAGGAGGCGCCGCTGGTCTCCGTCGACTTCAAGGGCAACCCCAACTCCTCGATCATCGACGCCCCGTCCACGCTGGTGCTGGACGGCAACCTGGTGAAGGTCATCGCCTGGTACGACAACGAGTGGGGCTACTCCAACCGCATGGTGGACCTCGCAGCCTACATCGCCGGCAAGGGTCTGTAA
- a CDS encoding methylglyoxal synthase — translation MRIALIAHDNRKQDMLKYVAEHKSAFEGHELFATGTTGKLIAEHTGLQIHCFLSGPLGGDQQIGSLVATGQLDMVIFLRDPLTAMPHEPDVQGLLRLCDVRDIPVATNLGSARMFADDLMRLKNVK, via the coding sequence ATGCGCATCGCCCTCATTGCACACGACAACCGCAAGCAGGACATGCTGAAGTACGTGGCGGAGCACAAGTCGGCCTTCGAGGGGCATGAACTGTTTGCGACCGGGACGACGGGGAAGCTGATCGCGGAGCACACCGGCCTGCAGATCCACTGCTTCCTCTCGGGACCGCTGGGGGGCGACCAGCAGATCGGCTCCCTGGTGGCCACCGGCCAACTGGACATGGTGATCTTCCTGCGGGACCCGCTCACCGCCATGCCCCACGAGCCGGACGTGCAGGGCCTCCTGCGCCTCTGCGACGTGCGCGACATCCCGGTAGCCACCAACCTGGGCTCGGCCCGCATGTTCGCCGACGACCTCATGCGCCTGAAGAACGTGAAGTAA